The proteins below are encoded in one region of Micromonospora sp. DSM 45708:
- a CDS encoding FAD-binding oxidoreductase, translating to MTGWRMLRGLVDGELRLPGDPGFPEACSPANRRFAGIRPAAVLTVAHAGDVSRAIDWARAESVPLVARGGGHSYAGYSVSSGLVLDLRKLAGIRFDPDNGQAVVAGGTPMKAIYAALRPYDVTFPLGNSDTVGIGGLTLGGGVTTISRAHGLTCDALVSTDVVLADGTRVTASAREHPDLFWACRGGGGGNFGVNTSFTFQVRPAPAGSTCLVLWSWSYAVEVLATMQEIMRTAPDGFSARIGIARSSGGAGVVSVVGHHLGPAAELRELLAPAHAVARPHRAEVEDRDFWAAATYLHHSSAGGAFAVRNRCVPHPIDDAGLVALVRAVDTWPGSGNADGAGAALFAWGGAISRVPVADTAFPHRDTRFLLSLDTSWAETDSPEVVRANLEWLHALYAESGRFAPDASYVNFTDPDLEDWQRAYYGPNADRLVQVKRRYDPDRFFAFPQAV from the coding sequence ATGACCGGATGGCGGATGCTGCGCGGCCTCGTCGACGGCGAGCTCCGGCTCCCCGGCGACCCCGGCTTCCCGGAAGCATGCTCGCCGGCGAATCGGCGGTTCGCCGGCATCCGACCGGCCGCCGTCCTCACGGTCGCCCACGCCGGGGATGTCAGCCGAGCCATCGACTGGGCCCGCGCCGAGTCGGTGCCGCTGGTCGCCCGCGGCGGCGGTCACAGCTACGCCGGCTATTCCGTGTCCTCCGGGCTGGTGCTGGACCTGCGGAAGCTCGCGGGTATCCGGTTCGACCCGGACAACGGACAGGCCGTGGTGGCGGGCGGCACCCCGATGAAGGCCATCTACGCGGCCCTGCGGCCGTACGACGTCACGTTCCCGCTGGGCAACTCCGACACGGTGGGCATCGGGGGCCTGACCCTCGGCGGGGGTGTCACCACGATCTCTCGCGCGCACGGCCTCACCTGCGACGCGCTGGTCTCGACCGACGTGGTACTGGCTGACGGGACCAGGGTCACCGCCTCGGCGCGGGAACATCCGGACCTGTTCTGGGCGTGCCGGGGTGGCGGAGGCGGCAACTTCGGTGTCAACACGAGCTTCACCTTCCAGGTCCGCCCCGCTCCGGCCGGGTCGACCTGCCTGGTGCTGTGGTCGTGGTCGTACGCGGTCGAGGTGCTCGCCACGATGCAGGAGATCATGCGGACGGCGCCGGACGGCTTCTCCGCGCGCATCGGCATCGCCCGCTCGTCCGGCGGCGCGGGTGTCGTGTCCGTGGTGGGCCACCACCTCGGCCCGGCGGCGGAGCTACGCGAGTTGCTGGCGCCCGCCCACGCCGTCGCCCGGCCCCACCGGGCCGAGGTCGAGGACCGGGACTTCTGGGCCGCCGCCACCTACCTGCACCACAGCAGCGCCGGCGGCGCCTTCGCGGTACGGAACCGCTGCGTGCCGCACCCGATCGACGACGCCGGGCTGGTCGCACTGGTACGGGCCGTGGACACGTGGCCCGGCAGCGGGAACGCGGACGGGGCCGGGGCCGCGCTGTTCGCGTGGGGCGGGGCGATCAGCCGCGTACCGGTGGCGGACACGGCGTTCCCGCATCGCGACACGCGGTTCCTGCTCAGCCTCGACACCTCATGGGCCGAAACCGACTCGCCGGAGGTCGTTCGCGCCAACCTGGAATGGCTGCATGCCCTCTACGCCGAGTCGGGCCGGTTCGCCCCTGACGCGTCCTACGTCAACTTCACCGACCCCGACCTCGAAGACTGGCAGCGGGCCTACTACGGGCCGAATGCCGATCGGCTCGTGCAGGTCAAACGCCGGTACGACCCGGACCGTTTCTTCGCCTTCCCACAGGCGGTGTGA
- a CDS encoding FAD-dependent oxidoreductase yields MTEATCRADRNRARVVVVGAGVTGLLCAIRCVLAGHRVVLLEHGPIPHPESTSFDQHRVLRALATGDVAGTERAARLHRRWRELDSLISGGLSGARLYRRVGVLTALPPDGVASAVATAEATGLPIRVTDPADRPHIGFPAGAAVVFEPHAGVLLADRILRAAVRWLRRHRLADLRPGREVVGVGPDTGRVLLADGSVESGDAVLVTAGPWSAALIDLPVTLHRQTMVYLRPPAELVHSWAAAPAAGGIGTDGRAWLLPPVAGTLLKISTDAVRRGVTTLSDPGDGAGWAARVLSAGIVADVHRYDVVRVRHCHYATAADADTGFVRIGLRAWARPASGGDGFRTAPQAVDAVVDELPGSSRRCRGVDPMTPTAPWRTLS; encoded by the coding sequence ATGACCGAGGCCACCTGCCGGGCGGACCGGAACCGGGCGCGGGTCGTGGTGGTCGGTGCCGGCGTCACCGGGCTGCTCTGCGCGATCCGGTGCGTACTGGCCGGGCACCGCGTGGTGCTGCTGGAGCACGGCCCGATCCCGCATCCGGAGTCGACGTCCTTCGACCAGCACCGTGTCCTGCGCGCCCTTGCCACCGGCGACGTGGCCGGCACCGAACGGGCGGCACGACTGCACCGCCGCTGGCGTGAGCTGGACTCCCTGATCAGCGGCGGTCTGTCGGGCGCCCGCCTCTATCGGCGCGTCGGGGTGCTGACGGCGCTCCCTCCCGACGGGGTGGCTTCGGCCGTCGCCACGGCCGAAGCCACCGGGCTGCCGATCCGGGTGACCGATCCGGCGGACCGTCCGCACATCGGCTTTCCGGCCGGCGCCGCGGTCGTGTTCGAGCCGCACGCGGGCGTCCTGCTCGCCGACCGCATCCTGCGGGCAGCGGTCCGGTGGTTGCGGCGTCACCGGCTGGCGGACCTGCGGCCCGGCCGGGAGGTCGTCGGCGTAGGACCGGACACCGGCCGGGTGCTGCTGGCCGACGGCTCGGTCGAGTCCGGTGACGCGGTGCTCGTCACGGCCGGGCCCTGGTCGGCGGCCCTGATCGACCTGCCGGTGACGCTGCACCGGCAGACCATGGTCTATCTGCGGCCACCGGCTGAGCTGGTCCACAGCTGGGCGGCGGCACCCGCTGCGGGCGGGATCGGCACCGACGGCCGAGCATGGCTGCTGCCCCCGGTGGCGGGCACCCTGCTCAAGATCAGCACCGATGCCGTCCGGCGTGGGGTGACCACGCTGTCCGATCCGGGCGACGGAGCGGGCTGGGCCGCCCGGGTGCTCTCGGCCGGCATCGTGGCCGACGTTCACCGGTACGACGTCGTACGCGTGCGGCACTGCCACTACGCCACCGCGGCCGACGCGGACACCGGCTTCGTCCGGATCGGGCTCCGGGCCTGGGCCCGCCCGGCCAGCGGCGGCGACGGATTCCGCACCGCTCCTCAGGCCGTCGACGCGGTCGTCGACGAGCTTCCGGGGTCGAGCCGCCGGTGCCGCGGCGTCGACCCCATGACACCCACCGCACCCTGGAGGACACTCTCATGA
- a CDS encoding NB-ARC domain-containing protein: MGRPEKPVNKARERVAQFADELRQLRALAGNPTYRQMAECALFSPSVLSSAASGNRMPSLPVTLAFVAACGGDEDIWRQRWLAATGGEVRLSTRVRPAGRRAGGLPYPMQLPQRPRGFIGREAELEWLRIPGDTPIVISGPAGVGKSGLALHHAHTQAAEATDGQLYADLGAHQARSVSSPYDILDGFLRALGVSGDQLSGTLDHRVGLYRTLAAERRLLILLDNVWDEQQVRPLLVDSDTSTIMLVSRKRLLGLRDVRRLQIRPLARTDSLAMIESALPLTVTAEPDDLDRLAAACGDLPLALDIALRRIALRPHTVLRQVVDGWHRGGDVLSWLRIGDLSMREYLRSAYLALSQPAQILLHWLAPVAADAVSPLPPEDDELVDELVDAGMLSNTPSGCAELRLSPLVRAFVSDTARSVARGLPAVVGPLRAGYTMPPRSETSLTTPNLMMVGVSSGRGDRSV, encoded by the coding sequence ATGGGCAGACCCGAGAAGCCGGTCAATAAAGCCAGAGAACGCGTCGCCCAGTTTGCCGACGAATTGCGGCAGCTGCGTGCGCTGGCGGGGAATCCGACATATCGCCAGATGGCGGAATGCGCGCTGTTCTCGCCGTCTGTGCTCTCCAGCGCCGCGAGCGGCAACCGGATGCCGTCCCTGCCGGTGACGCTCGCATTCGTCGCCGCCTGCGGTGGCGACGAGGACATCTGGCGGCAGCGCTGGCTCGCCGCCACGGGCGGGGAGGTACGGCTCTCCACGCGGGTACGGCCGGCGGGCCGGCGCGCCGGCGGGCTCCCGTACCCGATGCAGCTGCCACAGCGACCACGCGGATTCATCGGCCGGGAGGCGGAACTGGAGTGGTTGCGGATCCCCGGCGACACCCCGATCGTGATCAGCGGTCCGGCCGGGGTCGGCAAATCGGGCCTGGCTCTGCACCACGCCCACACGCAAGCAGCCGAGGCGACCGACGGGCAGCTGTATGCCGACCTCGGCGCGCACCAGGCCCGCAGCGTGTCCAGCCCCTACGACATCCTGGACGGGTTCCTCCGGGCACTCGGGGTGTCAGGCGACCAACTGTCCGGCACCCTCGACCACCGCGTGGGCCTGTACCGCACGTTGGCGGCCGAACGCCGCCTGTTGATACTCCTCGACAACGTGTGGGACGAGCAGCAGGTGCGCCCGCTGCTGGTGGACAGTGACACGAGCACGATAATGCTGGTCAGCCGCAAACGGCTGCTGGGACTGCGCGACGTTCGCCGGCTACAGATCAGACCACTGGCGCGCACCGACTCCCTCGCCATGATCGAATCGGCCCTGCCCCTCACCGTCACGGCCGAGCCCGACGACCTCGACCGTCTCGCCGCGGCCTGTGGCGACCTGCCGCTGGCCCTGGACATCGCGCTCCGGAGGATCGCCCTGCGTCCACACACGGTCCTTCGGCAGGTGGTGGACGGTTGGCACCGTGGTGGAGACGTTCTGAGCTGGCTCCGCATCGGCGACCTGTCGATGCGGGAGTACCTTCGGTCGGCCTATCTGGCGCTGAGCCAGCCGGCCCAGATACTGCTGCACTGGTTGGCCCCGGTCGCCGCGGATGCGGTGAGCCCGCTGCCGCCGGAGGACGACGAGCTGGTGGACGAACTCGTTGATGCGGGCATGCTCAGCAACACGCCCAGCGGATGCGCCGAACTGCGTCTGTCGCCGCTTGTGCGTGCGTTCGTTTCCGATACCGCCAGATCGGTGGCTCGCGGCCTGCCAGCCGTCGTCGGTCCGCTCCGCGCCGGCTATACCATGCCGCCTCGTAGCGAGACATCACTGACAACTCCTAACTTAATGATGGTGGGCGTGTCTTCGGGACGTGGAGATCGCTCTGTCTGA
- a CDS encoding ATP-grasp domain-containing protein gives MTAPAPGALLVVGSGLRLYREYIVRAVAERARKAGLRLVLINNLRPTWQHEYFDDIVVVNVFDHRLLAETARELAGRYNVTGLMCWDEPLVMPAAELAAEFGVPGLGIPGVHGCRDKYSCRTRLTAAGAPQPGFALTADLDQARTAAARIGYPVIVKPRALGASMGVSLASDERELEFAYRVAHEASLIGDKPYQGGAIVEGFVDGPEISVDGAVHKGEYLPMFVARKTTGLPPFFEETGHVVDSADPLRSDDTLRDALVAAHQILGIENGITHTEVRLTPDGPVIIEVNGRLGGDLIPYLGQTATGIEPGSVLFDVATGQRPDLTHARAGVAGIRFGYPDHDCVVHSVAVPEQAPGLVLASRMVEPGTTLRLPPGGYIARHSFVVCSAPDPETCARQLDDAVALVELDAEPVAPPPPGTTLTMPAGLLDVDA, from the coding sequence ATGACCGCACCCGCACCCGGCGCGCTGCTCGTTGTCGGCAGCGGCCTCAGGCTCTACCGCGAGTACATCGTCCGTGCTGTCGCCGAACGTGCCCGCAAGGCCGGGCTGCGACTGGTGCTGATCAACAATCTCCGGCCGACCTGGCAGCACGAGTACTTCGACGACATCGTCGTGGTCAACGTGTTCGATCACAGGTTGCTCGCCGAAACCGCCCGCGAGCTGGCCGGCAGGTACAACGTCACCGGGTTGATGTGCTGGGACGAGCCGCTGGTGATGCCCGCGGCCGAACTGGCCGCCGAGTTCGGCGTGCCCGGCCTGGGCATACCAGGAGTGCACGGTTGCCGGGACAAGTACAGCTGCCGTACCCGGTTGACCGCGGCCGGCGCACCGCAACCCGGGTTCGCGCTGACCGCCGATCTCGACCAGGCCCGCACGGCCGCCGCCCGGATCGGGTACCCGGTGATCGTCAAGCCGCGTGCGCTCGGCGCCAGCATGGGGGTCTCGCTCGCTTCCGACGAGCGGGAACTCGAGTTCGCGTACCGGGTCGCGCACGAGGCCAGCCTGATCGGCGACAAGCCCTACCAAGGTGGAGCGATCGTCGAGGGCTTCGTCGACGGTCCGGAGATCAGCGTCGACGGCGCCGTGCACAAAGGCGAGTACCTGCCGATGTTCGTCGCCAGGAAGACCACCGGCCTGCCACCGTTCTTCGAGGAGACGGGGCACGTCGTGGACTCCGCCGACCCGCTGCGGTCCGACGACACGCTGCGGGACGCGCTGGTCGCGGCGCATCAGATTCTGGGCATCGAGAACGGCATCACGCACACCGAGGTTCGGCTGACCCCGGACGGCCCGGTGATCATCGAGGTCAACGGCCGCCTCGGCGGTGACCTGATCCCGTATCTGGGTCAGACCGCCACCGGCATCGAACCGGGCAGCGTGCTGTTCGACGTCGCCACCGGCCAGCGGCCCGACCTCACCCATGCCCGCGCCGGCGTCGCCGGCATCCGGTTCGGCTACCCCGACCACGACTGCGTCGTACACTCGGTCGCCGTACCCGAGCAGGCGCCCGGCCTGGTTCTCGCGTCCCGCATGGTCGAGCCGGGCACCACACTGCGGCTGCCACCGGGCGGCTACATCGCCCGCCACTCGTTCGTCGTCTGCTCCGCCCCGGACCCGGAAACCTGCGCCCGACAGCTCGACGACGCGGTGGCACTGGTCGAACTGGATGCCGAACCGGTCGCTCCCCCGCCGCCGGGCACCACCCTGACGATGCCCGCCGGGCTGCTGGACGTGGACGCGTGA